One part of the Acidobacteriota bacterium genome encodes these proteins:
- a CDS encoding glycosyltransferase family 4 protein codes for MRIGIDGRELLGQTTGVGRYLVNLCREWTRMPAAAEHEMLVYAPADASDALGPAEDEERASEGARMAIVRVPGSGGAWWEQTALARRAATDRVDVFFGPAYSVPLALAAPRAVTLHDISFETHPEWFGPREGLRRRWLARQSARAARAIVTVSECSRREIVDGYAVDPSRVHVVSNGVATPATPPAETESTGASDDDAGVGPWHPADPADGPLVLYAGARFTRRNLPLLVAAFARVAKRVPAAHLTIVGPDRTYPPEDLDWSADAAGVADRVTCLDYVDDRALATLYRRATLFAWLSEYEGFGLTPLEALAAGVPAVVGDIPVAREVYGDAVRYVPIGDPDAIAAVMVDLLTSPSARAALLARREATLARYTWRRAAAATLGVLEGVAAERAR; via the coding sequence GGCATCGACGGCCGCGAGTTGCTTGGCCAGACGACTGGCGTTGGACGCTATCTGGTAAATCTCTGCCGGGAATGGACACGAATGCCGGCGGCCGCGGAACACGAGATGCTGGTCTATGCACCGGCGGACGCGTCGGACGCGTTGGGTCCGGCGGAGGACGAGGAACGTGCTTCGGAGGGAGCCCGCATGGCCATCGTGCGGGTGCCGGGCAGCGGCGGCGCCTGGTGGGAGCAGACGGCGCTTGCGCGCCGGGCCGCCACGGATCGCGTCGATGTATTCTTCGGGCCCGCCTACTCGGTGCCGCTCGCCCTTGCCGCCCCGAGAGCGGTCACGCTGCATGACATTTCGTTCGAGACCCACCCGGAGTGGTTCGGGCCACGCGAGGGACTGCGCCGCCGCTGGCTCGCCCGCCAATCGGCCCGCGCCGCCCGCGCCATCGTAACCGTGTCCGAGTGCTCCCGACGGGAGATTGTCGACGGTTATGCCGTGGATCCGTCCCGCGTCCATGTGGTTTCGAACGGCGTGGCCACCCCCGCCACCCCACCCGCAGAAACGGAGAGCACCGGCGCTTCGGACGACGATGCCGGGGTGGGGCCGTGGCATCCGGCGGATCCGGCCGACGGTCCGCTCGTACTGTATGCAGGAGCCCGCTTCACGCGCCGGAACCTGCCACTGCTGGTCGCCGCGTTCGCGCGGGTGGCGAAACGGGTTCCGGCCGCGCACCTGACCATCGTGGGGCCGGATCGGACGTATCCGCCGGAGGATCTGGACTGGAGTGCGGACGCGGCCGGCGTCGCCGACCGCGTAACCTGCCTCGACTACGTGGATGACCGCGCCCTCGCAACCCTCTACCGCCGGGCCACGCTTTTCGCCTGGCTCTCGGAATACGAGGGGTTCGGCCTTACGCCGCTGGAAGCGCTCGCCGCCGGCGTGCCGGCCGTCGTCGGCGACATCCCGGTGGCGCGGGAGGTGTACGGCGATGCCGTGCGCTACGTGCCCATCGGCGATCCGGACGCCATCGCCGCGGTCATGGTCGACCTGCTGACCAGTCCGTCGGCACGTGCCGCCCTCCTGGCGCGGCGCGAAGCAACTCTCGCCCGCTACACGTGGCGGCGGGCGGCCGCCGCCACCCTGGGGGTGCTCGAAGGGGTCGCGGCGGAGCGGGCCCGATGA